The sequence AAGCGGCGGTCGATCTTGAGCCGGTCGATCTCGTTGGGATTGACGTGGCTGAGCGATGCATAGCCGGTGCCGAAATCGTCGAGTTCCAGATGCACGCCTGCCGCCCGGATGTGACGCAGCTTCGCCGCGATGCCGGTCTTCTCGTCGTCCAGGATAACGGATTCGACGATTTCCAGCGACAGTTTCTGTGGCGGCAGCCCGGCCTTTTCCAGCGTTTCGAACAGGAACGCATCGAAATCGTGCTCGCGCAATTCGGTGCCCGAGACATTGACGGCAAGCCGGCCGAAGGCAATCCCGGCTCGGTTCCATTCGGCTGCCTCGTTGATCGCCTTGCTGATCACGATGCGGCCGATCTCGGGCATGAAGCCGCATTTCTCTGCGACCGGAATGAATTCGCCTGGCGAGATCATGCCACGCTCGTGATGGTTCCATCGCACCAGGGCTTCGATGCCGCTGATCGTGCCGTCGGTCAGGGAGACCTGCGGCTGGAAATAGACCTGGAACGCCCGCTCGGCGATGGCGACCTTGATGTCGTGTTCGAGCTGTTTGCGGTAATCGAGCTCGCGGCGCAGTTCCTCCGAGAAGAACGAGAAGTTGCCGCCGCCCATTTTCTTGGCGGAGTAAAGCGCCAGATCCGCATGGACGAGCAGGTCCTGGGCATTGTCGGCGTCGATCGGATAGACGGCGATGCCGCCGCTGGCGCCCGGAAGAATGGTGGTGCCCTGGAAGACGATCGGCTCGTTGATATGCGCCAGGATGCGCCGTGCGAGCATGTTGATGTCCTCGGTGCTGCCCGCTCCGTTGAGGATCATTACGAATTCGTCGCCACCGAGCCGCGCGCACAGATCCGACGCCCGGCAGGAATCGCGCATGCGCTGTGCCGTGATGACCAGCACATAGTCGCCGGCGGCGTGGCCGAGCGTATCGTTGATCTGCTTGAAGCGGTCGAGGTCGAGCTGGACGACGGCCAGGCGTTCGCGCCGCCGGTGCGCGCCCTTGATCAGCGTGTCGAAATGATCGGTCAGGAAGGTGCGGTTGTGCAGGCCGGTCAAGCCGTCATGAACCGCGATGAAGGCCA is a genomic window of Mesorhizobium huakuii containing:
- a CDS encoding putative bifunctional diguanylate cyclase/phosphodiesterase yields the protein MSQQPVQTVSGKLVLLIKAGYWLALLIIAAMVAASFVLLQQTMATQQHNHTLLDIVSTQKTLSQRIVFLASATGAASRDKQPALVSALKQATAEFETNYDLLLAQTGADPQSPAKLDPKSIESVLFAKPFHLDYFSVGLIANGDRLISALESRLNLDNDGYKGGAERVNLDASVANATLSGYAALGQRISAEADERSEKLLALHRTLFYATLGVILLVALFIFRPMSNAILRKTRELVDARNSMAFIAVHDGLTGLHNRTFLTDHFDTLIKGAHRRRERLAVVQLDLDRFKQINDTLGHAAGDYVLVITAQRMRDSCRASDLCARLGGDEFVMILNGAGSTEDINMLARRILAHINEPIVFQGTTILPGASGGIAVYPIDADNAQDLLVHADLALYSAKKMGGGNFSFFSEELRRELDYRKQLEHDIKVAIAERAFQVYFQPQVSLTDGTISGIEALVRWNHHERGMISPGEFIPVAEKCGFMPEIGRIVISKAINEAAEWNRAGIAFGRLAVNVSGTELREHDFDAFLFETLEKAGLPPQKLSLEIVESVILDDEKTGIAAKLRHIRAAGVHLELDDFGTGYASLSHVNPNEIDRLKIDRRFVQNIHENGDNSKIVRAITELARGLGISIVAEGAETEAELDSLMAIGCDQVQGYSIAFPMPQDKALEWLTARMPKKAKLRVLQGSLA